One genomic segment of Scyliorhinus canicula chromosome 10, sScyCan1.1, whole genome shotgun sequence includes these proteins:
- the LOC119972909 gene encoding tol-Pal system protein TolA-like, whose protein sequence is MERIAELPQAAESVAAERAAAERAAAESAAAERAAAESAAAESAAAERAAAESAAAESAAAESAAAESAAAERAAAESAAAERAAAESAAAERAAAERAAAESAAAESAAAERAAAERAAAESASAERAAAESAAAESAAAETAAAEHAAAESAAAETAESAATESAAAESAAAERAAAESVAAERAAAERAAAESVAAERAAAESVAAESVAAESAAAERAAAERAAAESILNGLDDIWDLPQ, encoded by the exons cagcggagagtgtaGCAGCGGAGAGAGCGGCAGCGGAGAGAGCAGCAGCcgagagtgcagcagcggagagagcagcagcggagagtgcagcagcagagagtgcagcagcggagagagcagcagccgagagtgcagcagcagagagtgcagcagcggagagtgcagcagcggagagtgcagcagcggagagagcagcagcggagagtgcagcagcggagagagcagcagcggagagtgcagcagcggagagagcagcagcggagcgtgcagcagcggagagtgcagcagcggagagtgcagcagcggagagagcagcagcggagagagcagcagcggagagtgcatcagcggagagagcagcagcggagagtgcagcagcggagagtgcagcagcggagacagcagcagcggagcatgcagcagcagagagtgcagcagcagaga CAGCAGAAAGTGCAGCAacggagagtgcagcagcggagagtgcagcagcggagagagcagcagcggagagtgtagcagcggagagagcagcagcggagagagcagcagcggagagtgtagcagcggagagagcagcagcggagagtgtaGCAGCAGAGAGTGTagcagcggagagtgcagcagcggagagagcagcagcggagagagcagcagcggagagt